The genomic stretch AGCGTTGCGCGGCTTCGGTCGCGGGGTCTTTCGCGCAGCGTTGCGCGGCTTCGGTCGCGGGGTCTTTCGCGCAGCGTTGCGCGGCTTCGGTCGCGGGGTCTTTCGCGCAGCCAAGGGCGTCCCGTGCTCGTCGAGCGATTGCGGGGGGAGGCAGGCGGGGGGCAGGCGGAGCATGCCACAGAAGGCGCCCGCAGGAGCGTCGTCTACGCGAGGATCACGTCGAAGACGGCGCGGAGCCAGGCCACGTGCTCGCGGGTGCGGGCGCGTAGACCGCCGATGCCACCCGCCGCGGGAAGGCCGACCGCCTCGACCCCGAGCCGCTCGGCCAGCCAGAGCGAGCGGGGCAGGTGGAAGGCCTGGCTCACCAGGACGATCGGACGACCCCCGCTTCCTTCGCGCGCGAGGAACTCCATCGTGCGGATCGTCCGCTCGCCGTCCGGGTCGAGCGCGATCCCCTCGTCCGGCACGCCCGCGGCGATCAGCTGGTCGCGAAGGGCCTCGGTCTCGCCGAGCCGGCCGAAGCCGCTCGCGAGGACGGTCGCGCGCGCATCGTCTCCTCGCGCGGCGAGGGCATGGTAGGCGGCGGCGCCGGCGGCGACCCGCGCCGTGAAGAGACGATTGGGCGCGCCG from bacterium encodes the following:
- a CDS encoding YdcF family protein — encoded protein: MIPALSLLLAVLGVAGLVALGLPVFLRRRRSLRDRRLASLAELPDRAHVVVLGCRVKRSTGAPNRLFTARVAAGAAAYHALAARGDDARATVLASGFGRLGETEALRDQLIAAGVPDEGIALDPDGERTIRTMEFLAREGSGGRPIVLVSQAFHLPRSLWLAERLGVEAVGLPAAGGIGGLRARTREHVAWLRAVFDVILA